The genomic region CCGCCTGCTGTTCAATCCGGTGCAGTCGCCGCGGCCGCCGCTGTATTTCGGCGGCTCCTCGGATGCCGGCATCGACGTCGCGGTCGACACCGTCGACAAATATCTGACCTGGGGCGAGCCGCCGGCGCAGGTCGCCGAGAAGATCGCCAAGGTGAAGGCGGTGGCGGCGCAGCGCGGCCGCAAGCTCTCGTTCGGCATCCGCCTGCATGTGATCGTGCGCGAGACCAATGCGGAAGCGTGGAAGGCTGCCGACGAGCTGATCCAGTACGTCACCGACGACACGGTGGCCGCCGCGCAGAAGATCTTTGCGCGGATGGATTCGGTCGGCCAGCAGCGCATGGCGCAACTGCATGGCGGCCGGCGTGACCAGCTCGAGATCAGCCCGAACCTGTGGGCCGGCGTCGGCCTGGTGCGCGGCGGGGCCGGCACCGCGCTGGTCGGCGATCCCGAGACCGTCGCCGCGCGGATCAAGGAGTATCAGGAGATCGGCGTCGATACCTTCATCATGTCGGGTTACCCGCATCTCGAGGAAGCCTATCGCTTCGCCGAATTGGTGTTCCCGCTGTTGTCGCTGGCGCAGGGCGGCAACGTGACGCCGATCCGGGTCAACACCGGGCCGTTCGGTGAGACCATCGGCAACGACTACCGTCCGCAGAAGCAGGCATCGCAATCATGAGCTTGATCGACAGTTTGCCGCGCGTCGGCGCACCAAAATTGCCCAAGGTCGACGGCCTGATCCCCTGGATCGTGCCGCTGGCGATCGTGCTGGTGTGGCAGCTTGCCTGCGTCACCGGCTACGTGCCCTCGCGGGTGCTGCCGGCGCCGACCGACGTCGCACTGGCGGGATGGAAGCTGCTGCTGTCAGGCGAACTGGTCCGCAACATCTGGGTCAGCTTCTGGCGCGCCTCGATCGGCTTCTTGATCGGCGGCGGCATCGGCTTTGCCTTCGGCCTCGCCAACGGGCTGTCGCAGCTGTCGGCAAAGCTCACCGACACCACCTTGCAGATGGTGCGCAACATCCCGCATCTGGCGCTGATCCCGCTCGTCATCCTGTGGTTCGGCATCGACGAGTCGGCAAAGCTGTTTTTGGTCGCGCTCGGCGTGTTCTTCCCGATCTATCTCAACACGCTGCACGGCATCCGCACCGTCGACCCGCAGCTGATCGAGATGGGCCGCATCTACGGCATGACCGACGGCGAGCTGTTTCGCCGGGTGATCTTCCCCGGCGCGCTGCCCTCGATCTTCGTCGGGCTGCGCTTCGCGCTCGGCATCATGTGGCTGACCCTGATCGTCGCCGAGACCATCGCGGCCTCGTCGGGCCTCGGCTACATGGCGATGCAGGCGCGCGAGTTCATGCTGATCGACGTCGTCGTGCTCTCGATCCTGATCTACGCCTTGCTCGGCAAGCTCGCCGACAGCGCCTCGCGGGCGCTGGAGCGGCTGACCTTGTCGTGGCATCCCGCCTTCCAGAAGAAGTGAGAATGAGAATGCAAGAAGCGCTTCGTTTCGAAACCGCTGAAGCCGAGCCGGTCGACCGCACCGAGATCGTCGTGAAGGCGCGGCAGTTGCGGCGCGTGCCGGAAGGCGCGGCCCGCGGCCTGTCGCTGACCATCCGCGGCCTGCGCAAGGCGTTCGGCGACAATGAGGTGCTGCGCGGCATCGACCTGCACATCCCGGCCGGCCAGTTCGTCGCGATCGTCGGCCGCAGCGGCTGCGGCAAGAGCACGCTGCTGCGCCTGATCGCCGGCCTCGACGCACCGACGGCGGGAAGCATCGCGTTCGGCGAACAGCCGAGGGCCCAGGACGTCCGCGTCATGTTCCAGGAGCCGCGGCTGCTGCCCTGGGCGCGCGTGCTGTCCAATGTCGAGGTCGGGCTGGGGCGCGAGCGTGCCTCCGCCGACGCACAGGCGCGCGCCGAGCGCGCGCTGGTCGAGGTTGGCCTCGGCGACAAGCGCACCCAGTGGCCGTCGGTGCTGTCAGGCGGGCAGAAGCAGCGCGTCGCCCTGGCGCGGGCGCTGGTCAGCCAGCCCCGCGTGCTGGCGTTCGACGAACCGCTCGGCGCACTCGACGCGCTGACCCGGATCTCGATGCAGCAATTGCTGGAACGGGTCTGGCGCGATCAGGGCTTCACCGCGATCCTGGTGACGCACGACGTCGCCGAGGCGGTCGCGCTCGCCGACCGCGTGCTGGTCATCGAGGACGGCCGCATCGCCGAGGATGTCACGATCGACCTGCCGCGGCCGCGCCGGCGCGGGTCGGCCGAACTCGCCGCGCTGGAGGGCGAGATCCTGAAGCATCTGCTCGAAGGCAGCGAAGACAGTCTGTGAGGTCGCCATGAATTCCGTCGTCCGCAATGTTTCGATCGAGCCCGCGGTTGCGGCCGCCGAATTCCGCGGCGCGATGCGTCACCTCACCGGCGGCGTCAGCGTGATCACGGCCGGTCGGGCTAAGGATATTTCGGGAATGACGGTGACCTCGGTGTCGTCGCTCTCGGTCGAGCCGCCGTCCTTGATCGTCAGCATCAACCGCGCGGCCTCGTCATGGCCGCTGATCGCGCGCCACGGCGTGTTCGGCGTCAACATCCTGGCGGCGGATCAACGCGACATCGCCGAGCGCTTCACCGGCAAGGGCGGCCTGAAGGGCGCGGACCGCTTCACCGGGGCCGAGTGGACGACGCGTGCGTCAGGCGTCCCGCTGCTGGTCGGCGCGCTTGCCGCGGTTGATTGCGAGGTCGAGGAGACCATCGAACGGCATTCGCACGTGATCGTCATCGGCCGCGTGCTCGACGTGATTGCGTCGGAGCGTACCGCCGCGCTGGCGTATTGGCACGGCGAGTATGTCGCGATCGACCATGAGGAAGACGCCGCACGGCTGGCCGAGGTCAGCCTGCCGTCGCGTCACGTCCATGTGCGAGGGCCGCGCTAGCGCGCCGTGCTTATCCGGATCGGACTTTAGAAAACTGCGCTCAGCGATGCCGGGCTGTCGATGATCACATTGCTGCCGCGGACGCCAGCCCATACAGCCTGGACGGTCTGAGCCGCATTGGCCAGCGGAATGCCAACGACGAGCGTGGTCGGGATACGGCCAAAGCTCGACGGGGTCTCGTTATAGGTGAAGCTTGCGACGACCGGCGAGACCGTGCCATTGACGGTGACGCCGAACACGCCGCCCGGAATATCGTTTCCCGTGGCGTAGGGATTCGGAACGTTAAGGGTGATGATCGCGGTGGTGCCGACGCCCTCCGGAATCGTCAGGCTGAGGCCTTGCATCGGCGTTAAAGTCGCGGAGGTCGTGGACAGGGTGCCGCTGGTCTGCGCATAAAGGGCCATATCACTCTCCAGTTGTCTAAGAATGTAAACGCAATAGGAGATTGAATAAGGCAACCTGCCGCAAGATTCAAGGGATGACAGCGCCGAGGCCGGCGCGGCATGTTGGTCGTGGCGCTTTCCCGGCGGGCGCATTAAAAGCGCCCGAGATTTCGGAGACGTGACGGTTCGATGAAGCGTGTGGGAACCTGGCTGTTCTATCTCGTCGGTGCGATCGCCGTCGCTTATCTCGCGCTCTATGCCTATGTGACGTTCACCGGTCGCGACATCACGCCGGGCGATCCGATCCGGATCTTCCGCAAGCCCGACGCGCCCAGCTATTCGTGAGACGAGGCCGGCGGCGGGACTTGCCGCCGCCTGGGTTTCTCAGCCGGCGTTCGCCATGCGCTGATAATCGGGCGCGCCATTGCCGGCCGGGGTGATCGGGATGCCGCCGTCGGCATATTCGTTCAGCTTGTTGCGCAGCGTGCGGATCGAGATGCCGAGGATGTTGGCGGCATGGGTGCGGTTGCCGAGGCAGTGCTTCAGCGTTTCCAGGATCAGGTCGCGCTCGACATCGGCGACGGTGCGGCCGACCAGCGCGCGGGTGACCTGCTCGGCGGCAAGCGTCGCGTGCGCAACCGCGGGCGCGGTCTTGGCGAGGTCGAGGCGGTCGCCGTCGGGGGTCAGGATCGCGTCAGAACCGATCTCGTCGCCCTGCGCCATCAGGACCGCGCGATGGATGGTGTTCTCGAGCTCGCGGACGTTGCCCTGCCAGCGGTTCGCGGTCAGGACGCGGCGGGCATCAGCCGAGATCGGACGAACCGGCATGCCGTTGGCTTCGGCATATTTCCTGGCGAAATGCTGCGCCAGTTCGAGGATGTCGGCCGGGCGGTCGCGCAGCGGCGGAATCTTCAGGTTGACGACGTTGAGGCGGAACAGCAGGTCCTCGCGGAAGGTGCCTTCGCGCACCGCCTCCGAGAGGTTGCGGTTCGAGGTCGCGATGATGCGGATGTCGACCGGGACCGGCTTGGTGCCGCCGACGCGATCGATCACGCGCTCCTGGATCGCGCGCAGCAGCTTGGACTGCAGCCGAACGTCCATCTCGGAGATTTCGTCGAGCAGCAGCGTGCCGCCGGTCGCTTCCTCGAACTTGCCGATGCGGCGCGCCACCGCGCCGGTGAAGGCGCCCTTCTCATGGCCGAACAGCTCGGATTCCAAGAGGTGCTCGGGGATGGCGGCGCAGTTGATCGAGATGAATGGCCGCTTGGCGCGGGCCGAGCGGGAATGGACGTAGCGCGCCAGCACTTCCTTGCCCGTGCCGGACTCGCCGGTGATCATGACGGAGGCGTCCGAGCCTGCGATCTGCTGCGCCAGCTTGATCACCCGGCCCATCGCCTCGTCGCGCCAGATCAGGTCGCGCGCGTCGTTGGCGACCGCGGCCAGCACCGCTGCGATCAGCTCGGGATCCGGCGGCAACGGGATGTATTCCTTGGCGCCGGCATGGATCGCGGCGACCGCGGCGCGGGCGTCGTTGGAGATGCCGCAGGCGACGATCGGCACGTGGATGTGCTCGGCTTCGAGCCGCATCACGAGGTCGCGGATGTCGAGACCGACATCGACCAGCAGGAGGTCGGCGCCCTTGCCGCCGCGCAGCACGTTCATCGCCTGTTCGGCGGCCTCGGCGTGGGTCACGGAGGCGCCGTTGTCCATCGCGATCTTGGTCGCGGTCGTGAGCTGGCCCTTCAGGGTGCCAACGATGAGAAGCCGCATGATGATCTCCTGTTCGTCTGGTCGCGCAGGTCCCGCGCGTGACCGCCTGAGTTGTTAAGAGCGTTCTGCCTTGATGATTTCGGTCATGGTCACGCCGAGCTTGTCTTCCACCAGCACCACTTCGCCACGCGCCACCAGGCGGTTGTTGACGTAGATGTCGATCGCCTCGCCGACGCGGCGGTCGAGTTCGAGCACGGTGCCCGGTCCGAGCTTCAAGAGGTCGCCGACGTCCATCTTGGAGCGCCCGAGCACGGCCGAGACCTGCACCGGCACGTCGAACACGGCCTCCAGATCGGCCGCGATGCGCGCGGCATGCTCATCCTCATTGTAGCCGATGTCGTCGATCCCGGGCGCCTCGGCGGAGTTGAGATCGGGAAGCGGGACTTGGGTGTCGGTGTCGCTCATGGTTCAGCCCTCAATCGCCTTCAGCCGGCCTGGCCGCGGGACGCCAGATAGCGCCCGACGAGTTCGTTGATCTTGCCTTCGATCGCAGCGCGTTCCAGCACGACGCCGCCATCGGCCCATTCGATCCGGCAGTCGCCGGTCGCAATCGTCGGCTCGGCCAGAATCACCAGCCGGCCCTGAAAGCCGGAATGCGCCGCCATCCGCTCGATATTGTCATGCGCCGCCTCGTAGAGCGCGTCATTGATGCGCACCACGAGATGCGGCGTCGCCACCAGATGCGAGAAGCAGTCGGAGACCAGCGCGGTGATCTCGCCGAGCGGCTCGCGCGCGATCAGCTCGGAGCAAAGCTTGCGGGCGACCGCCACCGCGACGTCCACGGCCTCGGTCTCCATCCGCGTCTCGATGCCGGCGAAGCGCGCCGCGATGCCCTTGATCGCGGTGCCGATCTCCTCCAGCGCCTGCGCGGCGCGGCGGTCGCTCTCGACCTTGGCCTCGCGCAGCGCGGCCTCGTAGCCGGCGCGATAGGCCCGGGCCTCGGCATCGGCGACCTTCTGCGCGACCTCGGCCGGCGTCGGCGCGCGTTCGCGCGCGCGGTCCGGCGCCGAGAAATCCGTGTCGAACAGGAATTTTGCGGGCGCGGCCATCAATACACCAGCTCGTCGTCGGCGCGGTTCTTGGTCAGCGTGATCTCGCCGCGGGCGGCGAGGTCCTTGGCGAGGTTGACCAAGAGCGCCTGCGCCTCGTCGACATCGCGCAGCCGCACCGGGCCCATCGCGGCCATGTCGTCCATCAGCATCTTGCCGGCGCGCGAGGACATGTTGCCGAGGAAGAAGCTGCGCACCTCCTCGTTGGCGCTCTTCAGCGCGACGCCGAGCTTGTCCTTGTCGATGTTGCGCATCAGCGTCTGGGCCGAGGCGGTATCGAGCTTGATCAGATCGTCGAAGGTGAACATCAGCGCCTTGATGCGCTCGGCGGATTCGCGGTTTTCCTCTTCCAGCGAGGTGATGAAGCGGGTCTCGGTCTGGCGGTCGAAATTGTTGAAGATCTCGGCCATCACCTCATGGGCGTCGCGGCGGCGGGTCTGCGACAGGTTCGACATGAACTCGGTGCGAAGCGTCTGCTCGACGCGCTCGATGACTTCCTTCTGCACCGCCTCCATCCGCAGCATGCGGCCGACCACGTCGAGCGCAATGTCCTCTGGCAGGATCGCGAGCACGCGCGCGGCGTGCTCCGGCTTCAGCTTCGACAGCACCACGGCGATGGTCTGCGGGTATTCGTTCTTGAGGTAGTTGGCGAGCACCTCTTCCTGCACGTTGGAGAGCTTCTCCCACATGTTGCGGCCGGCGGGGCCGCGGATCTCGTCCATGATGCCGGAGACGCGCTCGGCCGGCAGGTATTGCTGCAGCAGCCGCTCGGTGGCGTCGAAATTGCCCATCAGCGCGCCGGAGGCCGACATCCGCGAGACGAATTCCAGCATCAGGTCCTCGACCACGTCGGCCTCGACGGTGCCGAGGGTCGACATGTGGACCGACAGCTCGCGGACTTCCTCGTCGTCGAGCATCGACCAGATCTTGCCGCCATACTGCTCGCCGAGCGCGAGCATCAGGATTGCCGCGCGCTTCGGGCCGGGCAGCGGCTTGCCCTTGGGCCGGGCGCTTTGCCGGTTTGCCAGCGTCGAGAGGACGGTGGCGATGTCGTTGGCGTTGGTGGTCTGGGGTACGGCGGCCATGTCAGTTCTCTACCGGCTCGCTCAGCCATTGACGGACGATGGAGACGGTTTCGTTCGGATTGCGTTCGGCGAGCTCGCCGACCCGGTGCACGGCCTGGGCGTGGACCTGACCCTGGATCTGGGCGACGTCGATCAATTGCGCCGCGCCGCTGCCGCTCGGGATCAGCGCCTGGCCGGGCGTGCCGGTGCTCTCGGGGGCTTCGGCCAGCGCGGGCATGCCCGCGCCGGTCAGCGCCGGAATGACGTCGGCCGCCACGATGCGCTTGACCAGCGGACGGACCACCATGAACAGCACGACGAGGCCAAGCATCATCATGACGCCGAGCTCGATGACGTACATCACGTCATCCTTGGTGAACTGCAGCATGCCGAGCAGGCCGGTCGGCTCGGCGATCGGCTGCGCGGCGGGCGGCTCGGCGAAGCGCAGGTTGACGACCTCGACCTGGTCGCCGCGCTTCTGGTCGAAGCCGATCGCGGAGCGGACCAAGGCGGCGATGCGGTCGAGCTGCTCCTTGGTGCGGTCCTGGTAGACCAGCTCGCCTTTTTCGTTCTTGGAGTAGCTGCCGTCGACCAGCACCGCGACCGAGATGCGGTTGACGCGGCCGGCCTCGGTCACCTCGGTCTTGGTGGTGCGGGAAATCTCGTAATTGTTGGTCTCTTCGCTCTTCTTGCTCTGGTCGCGGGCGCGGGCGGCGTTGTCCTGGTTCTGGCTGCCCGGCAGCTCGTTGGCGACGGTCACCTGGCCGGAATTGTCGGCGGTGAGGCTCGATTCCTCGCGGGTCTGGGTCGAGCGCAGCACGCGACCCTCGGGGTCGAACTTGTCCGAGGTCTGGGTGATCTTGTTGTAGTCGAAGTCGGCGGAGAGCTGGACGCGGGCGCGGCCCGCGCCGACCACCGAGGAGACGATGTCCTCGACCTGCTTGCGCATCCGCTTCTCGAAGGCGGCGCGGCGCTCGTCGCCGACCGCGGCGTCGGCATCGGACTGGGCGCCGTCGGCGAGCAGCTGGCCCGCCTCGTCGACGATCGAGACCCGCTGCGGCTTCAGCCCGTTGACCGCGGAGGCGACGACGTGGCGGATCGCCCGGATCTGCTGCGGCTCCAGCGCGCCGCGCACCCTGAGCACGATCGAGGCGGAGGGCTCCGGCGTCTCGCGCGAGAACAGCGGCTTCTCCGGCAGCACGAGGTGGACGCGCGCGGCTTGGACGCGGTCGATGGCGCGGATGGTGCGGGCGAGCTCGCCCTCCAGCGCCCGCAGATGATTGATGTTCTGGACGAAGCTCGTGGTGCCCAAGGCATCCGACTTGTCGAAGATCTCGTAGCCGACGCCGCCGCCCTTGGGCATGCCGCCTTCGGCGAGCTTCATCCTGAGCCGCGTCACCTTGTCCTTCGGCACCATGATCGCGGCGCCGTCATTGCGCAGCTCGAACGGGATCGCCTGGCGCTCCAGCTCCTTGATGATGGCAGAGGAATCCTCGGTCGAGAGGTCGGTGAAGAGGGTGGTCATCTGTGGCGTCGTGACGCGCATGATGACGAAGGCGAAGAAGCCGATCAGGGCCGCGGTGACCGCAACCATGGCCGCGAGGCGGGCCGCACCAAGACCTCTCAGGAAAGCAACCAGACTTTGCACCAACGGCCCCCAGGGATTCGGCCCGCGCGGGTCCGACTGGGCAAATATTGCCTAGGGTATGGTTTCCATATGGTTAACGAAGGTTAAGGACCGCGGCAAAATCGCGGACATGAAAAAAACCGGCTTCGCAAAGCGAGGCCGGTTTTCGTCAAATGCCACAGGATCGGCGCCGAATTACTGTCGATATTGCTGGATGCGGGTGGTGCGCAGCCCGGCCAGACCGTGCTGGTCGATCGAGAACTGCCAGGAAAGGAATTCATCGACGGTCAATGTGTAGCGGCTGCAGGCCTCCTCAAGGGAGAGCAGGCCGCCGCGAACCGCAGCAACGACTTCGGCCTTGCGGCGGATGACCCACCGTTTGGTACCGGGGGCCGGCAAATCCGCAATCGTTAACGGGCTGCCGTCAGGCCCGATGACGTATTTCACCCTCGGGCGATGGGGTTCTGTCATGGCGTACTCACAAACTCTCAACCACTGAACTCGCAAGGGGTAAGCTACGCCTCCCGGTTTAAAATTTGCCTAAGCCCAAGCGTTCAATACGAATCTCGTTGGAACGGCCGGGAACAGGGGGCTCTGCCCGCCGGCAGGCAGACCGGCGCGCAGCGCAATTCGCGGTTCGGCGCGCTCAAATCGTGGGGCGCAGGGGACCGCGCGCCAGCGTCAGCAAGGCATCGGCGAGTGCTTCCGCGGCCTTGTCCGGCCGTCTTTTCTCGTAGATGGCGAATTCCAGATCGGGAAGCGGCGGCAGGCCGTCGCCAATTCCGAGAATGCGCAGGCCCGTGGTGACGGCGCTGAGCGGCAGCGGGGTGACGGCAAGTCCCGCGACGGCGGCGGCGCGGACGCCGGTCAGGCTCGGGCTGGTATAGACGATCTCCCAGCCGAGCTCGCCGTCGCGCAGCGCGGAGAGCGCGGCGTCGCGCGACACCGATCGTTCGCGGTACAGCGCCAGCGGCAGCGGCGCGCCGGGAACGAGATCGAACGTGTCCGCCGCGGTCCACACCAGCGGCTCGCGCCACACCAGGCGGCCTTTCGACGTTCCGAGTGGCCGCTTGGCGAACACCAGATCGAGCCGGCCCGCATCGAGCTGCTCAATCAGTTCGGCGCTGACGCCGATCTGCACCTCGAGCTTGACCCCGCGATGCAGCGCGGCGAAGCGGCCGAGCGCCGACGGCAATGAGCCGCCGGCGACTTCCTCGACAACGCCGAGACGGACCGCGCCGGACAGCCGCGGCGCCACCAGCCGCTGCCGTGCCGCCTCCTCGAGCTGCAGCAGACGCCGAGCGTCCCCGAGCAGCATCTCGCCTTCGTCGGTCAATGCGACACTGCGCGTCGTGCGCCGGAACAGCGGCCGCCGGGTCTCGAGCTCGAGCCGCTTGATCTGCTGGCTGATGGTCGACTGGGTCAGATGCAATTGCTCGGCGGCGCGGTGGAAGCCGCCGCAATCGGCGACCGCGACGAAGGCCCGCAAGAGTTCGAGGTCGAGCATCGATTAATCCATATTCGTAATCAATCATATTATAGAATATCGTTTCTATTATCAATGTCGGCCGCGTACCTTCGCTTCAGATGATCAAGCAAGGAGAGGCCATCATGTCGGAGACGACCCAACGAACCGATCGCACGGCGCGCCTGGCGCGCGCGCGAGCTGTCTGCGGCACGAACGGAAAGGTCTGTCCGCCCGACCGCGCGATCGAGCTGCTCGAGGCGGTCATCGCATCCGGCGACCGGGTGGCGCTCGAGGGCGACAACCAGAAGCAGGCGGACTTCCTGGCCGCGTGCCTCGCCGGGGTGAACCCGGCGCGGGTGCATGATCTGCACATGGTGCAGTCGGTGCTCGCGCTTCCCGATCATCTCGCGGTGTTCGAGCGCGGCATCGCCAACCGCCTGGACTTCGCCTTTGCCGGCCCGCAGAGCCGCCGCCTCGCCGAGCTCGTCGCCGCCAAGGCGCTGCGGATCGGCGCGATCCATACCTATCTCGAGCTTTACGCGCGGATGCTGGTGGACCTGACGCCGCAGGTTGCGCTCATCGTGGCCGACAAGGCCGATCGCGACGGCAATCTGTACACCGGCCCGAACACCGAGGACACGCCGACCATCGCCGAGGCCGCGGCGTTCCGCGGTGGCGTCGTCGTGGCGCAGGTCAACGAGATCGTCGATCACCTGCCGCGCGTCGACATCCCCGGCGACTGGGTCGATGTCGTGGTGCCCGGTCCGAAGCCGTACGCGATCGATCCGCTGTTCACGCGCGATCCCGCCAAGGTCAGGGACGAGAACGTCCTGATGGCGATGATGGCGCTCGCGGCGGTGTACGAACCTTATCAGGTGACACGGCTCAATCACGGCATCGGCTATGCCACCGCGGCGATCGAGCTGATCCTGCCGACCTTTGCCGCCAGACGCGGGCTGAAGGGCAGGGTCGCGCGGAATTTCGTGCTCAATCCGCATCCGACGCTGATCCCCGCCATCGAGGCCGGCTTCGTCGACAACGTCTATTGCTTCGGCTCGGAGCTCGGCATGGAACGCTATGTCGCCAGCCGTCCCGATGTGTTTCCGGTCGGCGCCGACGGCAATCTGCGCTCCAACCGCGCGCTGGCGCAGGTCGCCGGACAATATGCCTGCGATCTGTTCGTCGGCGGCACCTTGCAGATCGACCCCGAGGGCAACAGCTCGACCGCCACCAAGGACCGCATCACCGGCTTCGGCGGCGCGCCGAACATGGGCGCCGATCCGCGCGGCCGGCGCCACGACAGCGTTGCCTGGCTGCGCGCCGGCGAGGAAGCAGGCGAGCGCCTGCGCGGCCGCAAGCTCGTGGTGCAGATGGTGCAGACCCGGCAGCCGAACGGCGCGGCGAGCTTCGTCGAGCGCCTTGACGCGTTCGACCTCGCGGCC from Bradyrhizobium elkanii USDA 76 harbors:
- the mdcA gene encoding malonate decarboxylase subunit alpha — its product is MIKQGEAIMSETTQRTDRTARLARARAVCGTNGKVCPPDRAIELLEAVIASGDRVALEGDNQKQADFLAACLAGVNPARVHDLHMVQSVLALPDHLAVFERGIANRLDFAFAGPQSRRLAELVAAKALRIGAIHTYLELYARMLVDLTPQVALIVADKADRDGNLYTGPNTEDTPTIAEAAAFRGGVVVAQVNEIVDHLPRVDIPGDWVDVVVPGPKPYAIDPLFTRDPAKVRDENVLMAMMALAAVYEPYQVTRLNHGIGYATAAIELILPTFAARRGLKGRVARNFVLNPHPTLIPAIEAGFVDNVYCFGSELGMERYVASRPDVFPVGADGNLRSNRALAQVAGQYACDLFVGGTLQIDPEGNSSTATKDRITGFGGAPNMGADPRGRRHDSVAWLRAGEEAGERLRGRKLVVQMVQTRQPNGAASFVERLDAFDLAASAGFALPPVMIHGDDVSHVITERGVCNLLRCRSPQEREAALRAIAGDTEFGRRQDAGTTDGLRRRGIVMLPSDLGLDVETATRDWLAAKSIDDLVAASGGLYAPPAKFRR